Proteins from a single region of Rhodospirillales bacterium:
- the mdh gene encoding malate dehydrogenase: MARKKIALIGGGNIGGTLAHLCALKELGDVVLFDIVEGLPQGKSLDLLQSTPVERISVSLKGANDYADIAGADVVIVTAGVARKPGMSRDDLIGINTKVMKAVGEGIKAHCPNAFVICITNPLDVMVWVLREFSGQPHNMVCGMAGVLDSARFRTFLAEEFQVSVEDITAFVLGGHGDTMVPLARYSTVAGIPLPDLIKMGWTTQEKLDKIIQRTRDGGAEIVSLLKTGSAFYAPATSAVAMAECFLKDKKRLMPCAAWCDGPYGQNGLYVGVPTIIGAGGIEKVVEIELNAEEKAMLDHSINSVKTLVEVAKGLM; this comes from the coding sequence ATGGCACGCAAAAAAATCGCCCTTATCGGCGGCGGCAACATCGGCGGGACGCTGGCGCACCTCTGCGCTCTGAAGGAATTGGGCGACGTCGTCCTGTTCGATATCGTCGAAGGGCTGCCTCAGGGCAAGTCGCTCGACCTGCTGCAGTCGACGCCGGTCGAGCGGATCAGCGTCTCGCTGAAGGGCGCGAACGATTACGCAGACATCGCCGGCGCGGACGTGGTTATCGTCACCGCCGGTGTGGCGCGCAAGCCCGGCATGAGCCGGGACGACCTGATCGGTATCAATACCAAGGTCATGAAGGCGGTCGGCGAAGGCATCAAGGCGCATTGCCCCAACGCGTTCGTCATCTGCATCACCAATCCGCTTGATGTCATGGTCTGGGTGCTGCGCGAATTCTCCGGTCAGCCCCACAACATGGTGTGCGGCATGGCCGGCGTTCTCGACAGCGCGCGGTTCCGCACGTTCCTCGCCGAAGAGTTCCAGGTATCCGTCGAGGATATCACCGCTTTCGTGCTGGGTGGCCACGGCGATACGATGGTGCCGCTGGCGCGCTATTCGACCGTCGCCGGTATCCCGCTGCCCGACCTGATCAAGATGGGTTGGACCACGCAGGAGAAGCTCGACAAGATCATTCAGCGCACCCGCGACGGCGGTGCCGAAATCGTCAGCCTGCTGAAGACCGGCTCGGCCTTCTACGCCCCGGCCACCTCGGCGGTTGCCATGGCGGAATGCTTCCTGAAGGACAAGAAGCGGCTGATGCCGTGCGCGGCGTGGTGCGACGGCCCGTATGGCCAGAACGGCCTTTACGTCGGCGTGCCGACGATCATCGGCGCCGGGGGCATCGAGAAGGTCGTCGAGATCGAACTGAACGCCGAAGAGAAGGCGATGCTCGACCATTCGATCAACTCGGTCAAAACACTCGTCGAGGTCGCCAAGGGCCTGATGTAG